Proteins encoded in a region of the Polyodon spathula isolate WHYD16114869_AA chromosome 9, ASM1765450v1, whole genome shotgun sequence genome:
- the LOC121320407 gene encoding T-complex protein 1 subunit theta-like isoform X2 produces MALHVPKAPGFAQMLKDGAKHYSGLEEAVFRNIQACKELAQTTRTAYGPNGMNKMVINHLEKLFVTNDAATILRELEVQHPAARMIVMASHMQEQEVGDGTNFVLVFAGALLELAEELLRMGLSVSEVIEGYEMACKKALEILPDCVCSSAKNLSDIEEVSSLIRTAVMSKQYGNEDFLSKLIAQACVSIFPESGNFNVDGVRVCKIVGSGLTASSVLHGMVFKRETEGDVTSVKDAKIAVFSCPFDCMVTETKGTVLINNAEELMSFSRGEEDMMESQVKAIADAGATVVVTGGKVADMALHYANKYQLMVVRMNSKWDLRRLCKTVGAVALPRLTPPTPEEMGHCDSVYLTEVGDTQVVVFKHEKEEGAISTLVIRGSTNNLMDDIERAVDDGVNTFKVLVRDKRLVPGAGATEIELAKHITSYGESCPGLEQYAIKKFAEAFEAIPRALAENSGVKGNELISKLYAVHQEGNKNIGFDIEGEGAAVIDMLDAGILDPYLVKHWGIKLATNSAVTVLRVDQIIMAKPAGGPKAPQAKKDWDEDQE; encoded by the exons ATGGCTCTTCACGTACCTAAGGCACCGGGCTTTGCCCAAATGTTAAAGGATGGCGCTAAG CATTACTCTGGACTTGAAGAGGCAGTCTTCAGAAATATCCAAGCCTGTAAAGAACTTGCCCAGACCACACGCACAGCCTATGGTCCAAatg gtaTGAATAAAATGGTCATCAACCACTTGGAAAAACTCTTTGTCACAAATGATGCAGCCACTATTCTGCGAGAATTGGAG GTTCAGCACCCTGCGGCTAGAATGATCGTTATGGCATCACACATGCAAGAACAAGAGGTTGGGGATGGAACAAACTTTGTTCTGGTGTTTGCAGGAGCCCTCCTTGAACTGGCAGAAGAGCTTCTCAGAATGGGTCTTTCTGTCTCAGAG GTGATTGAAGGTTATGAAATGGCTTGCAAAAAAGCTCTGGAGATTCTCCCAGACTGTGTGTGTTCTTCTGCAAAGAACCTTTCTGATATTGAAGAGGTGTCTTCTCTGATCCGTACTGCAGTAATGAGCAAACAATATGGCAATGAAGACTTTCTGTCAAAGCTCATTGCACAGGCCTGTg TGTCTATTTTTCCTGAATCTGGTAATTTCAATGTGGATGGAGTCCGAGTGTGTAAGATTGTG GGCTCTGGACTGACTGCTTCCTCAGTGTTGCATGGAATGGTATTTAAAAGAGAAACTGAAGGAGATGTCACGTCCGTCAAAGATGCAAAAATCGCTGTGTTTTCCTGTCCATTTGACTGCATGGTAACAGAGACCAAG GGGAcagtattgataaataatgcagaGGAACTGATGAGCTTCAGCAGGGGAGAGGAAGATATGATGGAATCTCAAGTAAAAGCCATTGCAGATGCTGGTGCCACTGTGGTGGTAACAGGGGGCAAAGTGGCTGATATGGCTCTTCACTATGCCAATAAGTACCAACTTATGGTAGTCag AATGAACTCCAAATGGGATTTAAGAAGGTTATGCAAAACAGTGGGTGCCGTGGCGCTTCCCAGACTG acaCCACCTACTCCAGAAGAGATGGGACATTGTGATAGTGTTTACCTGACAGAAGTTGGTGACACGCAAGTGGTGGTCTTCAAGCATG AAAAAGAGGAAGGTGCAATTTCCACACTTGTAATCCGTGGGTCTACAAATAATTTAATGGACGACATTGAAAGGGCAGTTGATGATGGAGTAAACACATTCAAAGTTCTTGTAAGG gacaagCGTCTTGTTCCTGGAGCTGGTGCAACTGAGATTGAACTGGCTAAGCACATTACTTCTTATGGAGAG TCTTGCCCAGGTCTTGAACAGTATGCTATCAAGAAGTTTGCAGAGGCTTTTGAAGCCATTCCGCGTGCTCTTGCAGAGAACTCTGGTGTCAAGGGCAATGAACTTATCTCCAAACTATATGCTGTCCATCAAGAAGGGAACAAAAATATTGGATTTGATATTGAG GGTGAAGGTGCAGCTGTGATAGACATGCTGGATGCTGGTATCTTAGACCCATACCTTGTGAAACACTGGGGAATCAAACTGGCCACAAATTCTGCTGTCACTGTCCTTCGAGTTGATCAG ataattaTGGCAAAACCAGCAGGAGGACCCAAAGCACCACAAGCTAAGAAAGACTGGGATGAAGACCAAGAGTGA
- the LOC121320407 gene encoding T-complex protein 1 subunit theta-like isoform X1: protein MALHVPKAPGFAQMLKDGAKHYSGLEEAVFRNIQACKELAQTTRTAYGPNGMNKMVINHLEKLFVTNDAATILRELEVQHPAARMIVMASHMQEQEVGDGTNFVLVFAGALLELAEELLRMGLSVSEVIEGYEMACKKALEILPDCVCSSAKNLSDIEEVSSLIRTAVMSKQYGNEDFLSKLIAQACVSIFPESGNFNVDGVRVCKIVGSGLTASSVLHGMVFKRETEGDVTSVKDAKIAVFSCPFDCMVTETKGTVLINNAEELMSFSRGEEDMMESQVKAIADAGATVVVTGGKVADMALHYANKYQLMVVRMNSKWDLRRLCKTVGAVALPRLTPPTPEEMGHCDSVYLTEVGDTQVVVFKHEKEEGAISTLVIRGSTNNLMDDIERAVDDGVNTFKVLVRDKRLVPGAGATEIELAKHITSYGESCPGLEQYAIKKFAEAFEAIPRALAENSGVKGNELISKLYAVHQEGNKNIGFDIEGEGAAVIDMLDAGILDPYLVKHWGIKLATNSAVTVLRVDQIIMAKPAGGPKAPKQQGHWDKDSWEDEPDKFDSHY from the exons ATGGCTCTTCACGTACCTAAGGCACCGGGCTTTGCCCAAATGTTAAAGGATGGCGCTAAG CATTACTCTGGACTTGAAGAGGCAGTCTTCAGAAATATCCAAGCCTGTAAAGAACTTGCCCAGACCACACGCACAGCCTATGGTCCAAatg gtaTGAATAAAATGGTCATCAACCACTTGGAAAAACTCTTTGTCACAAATGATGCAGCCACTATTCTGCGAGAATTGGAG GTTCAGCACCCTGCGGCTAGAATGATCGTTATGGCATCACACATGCAAGAACAAGAGGTTGGGGATGGAACAAACTTTGTTCTGGTGTTTGCAGGAGCCCTCCTTGAACTGGCAGAAGAGCTTCTCAGAATGGGTCTTTCTGTCTCAGAG GTGATTGAAGGTTATGAAATGGCTTGCAAAAAAGCTCTGGAGATTCTCCCAGACTGTGTGTGTTCTTCTGCAAAGAACCTTTCTGATATTGAAGAGGTGTCTTCTCTGATCCGTACTGCAGTAATGAGCAAACAATATGGCAATGAAGACTTTCTGTCAAAGCTCATTGCACAGGCCTGTg TGTCTATTTTTCCTGAATCTGGTAATTTCAATGTGGATGGAGTCCGAGTGTGTAAGATTGTG GGCTCTGGACTGACTGCTTCCTCAGTGTTGCATGGAATGGTATTTAAAAGAGAAACTGAAGGAGATGTCACGTCCGTCAAAGATGCAAAAATCGCTGTGTTTTCCTGTCCATTTGACTGCATGGTAACAGAGACCAAG GGGAcagtattgataaataatgcagaGGAACTGATGAGCTTCAGCAGGGGAGAGGAAGATATGATGGAATCTCAAGTAAAAGCCATTGCAGATGCTGGTGCCACTGTGGTGGTAACAGGGGGCAAAGTGGCTGATATGGCTCTTCACTATGCCAATAAGTACCAACTTATGGTAGTCag AATGAACTCCAAATGGGATTTAAGAAGGTTATGCAAAACAGTGGGTGCCGTGGCGCTTCCCAGACTG acaCCACCTACTCCAGAAGAGATGGGACATTGTGATAGTGTTTACCTGACAGAAGTTGGTGACACGCAAGTGGTGGTCTTCAAGCATG AAAAAGAGGAAGGTGCAATTTCCACACTTGTAATCCGTGGGTCTACAAATAATTTAATGGACGACATTGAAAGGGCAGTTGATGATGGAGTAAACACATTCAAAGTTCTTGTAAGG gacaagCGTCTTGTTCCTGGAGCTGGTGCAACTGAGATTGAACTGGCTAAGCACATTACTTCTTATGGAGAG TCTTGCCCAGGTCTTGAACAGTATGCTATCAAGAAGTTTGCAGAGGCTTTTGAAGCCATTCCGCGTGCTCTTGCAGAGAACTCTGGTGTCAAGGGCAATGAACTTATCTCCAAACTATATGCTGTCCATCAAGAAGGGAACAAAAATATTGGATTTGATATTGAG GGTGAAGGTGCAGCTGTGATAGACATGCTGGATGCTGGTATCTTAGACCCATACCTTGTGAAACACTGGGGAATCAAACTGGCCACAAATTCTGCTGTCACTGTCCTTCGAGTTGATCAG ATTATTATGGCTAAGCCAGCAGGTGGACCCAAAGCCCCTAAACAACAAGGACACTGGGATAAAGACAGTTGGGAGGATGAACCTGATAAATTTGACAgccattattaa